One window of the Salmo trutta chromosome 35, fSalTru1.1, whole genome shotgun sequence genome contains the following:
- the LOC115174356 gene encoding uncharacterized protein LOC115174356 isoform X3: MFSCSLSGEDGGDWKEYCRRKKKDGVPHAPLLLSPSPPSPRHRSCQSDEHQVTQSLWAAILLVHYHGQNGSAAEDP, from the exons ATGTTCAGTTGCTCTTTAAG tggagaggatggaggagattGGAAAGAATATTGCAGAAGGAAGAAAAAG GATGGGGTTCCACATGCCCCCCTTCTCCTCAGTCCCTCACCTCCATCTCCACGTCATCGCTCCTGCCAGTCAGATGAGCATCAGGTCACTCAGTCACTATGGGCCGCAATCCTATTGGTTCATTACC ATGGACAGAATGGTTCAGCAGCTGAGGACCCATAA
- the LOC115174356 gene encoding uncharacterized protein LOC115174356 isoform X1, translating to MVAFFSHAAKTQQDVALGKIFALIETKHSGEDGGDWKEYCRRKKKDGVPHAPLLLSPSPPSPRHRSCQSDEHQVTQSLWAAILLVHYHGQNGSAAEDP from the exons ATGGTTGCCTTTTTCTCTCATGCGGCGAAAACTCAACAGGACGTGGCACTAGGCAAAATATttgctttgattgaaacaaaacacAG tggagaggatggaggagattGGAAAGAATATTGCAGAAGGAAGAAAAAG GATGGGGTTCCACATGCCCCCCTTCTCCTCAGTCCCTCACCTCCATCTCCACGTCATCGCTCCTGCCAGTCAGATGAGCATCAGGTCACTCAGTCACTATGGGCCGCAATCCTATTGGTTCATTACC ATGGACAGAATGGTTCAGCAGCTGAGGACCCATAA
- the cenpw gene encoding centromere protein W: protein MLKRVPKATLKSLMKKKDNIRIGTAADAMVELNVLLFLHSLAEEARTKAFEEKSATIKAHHVKAVSKKLLKQARG, encoded by the exons ATGTTGAAAAGGGTACCCAAGGCTACATTAAAGTCTCTAATGAAGAAGAAAGACAACATTCGTATAGGCACAGCCGCAGATGCAATG GTTGAGCTGAACGTGCTGCTATTTCTGCATAGCCTCGCAGAAGAGGCGAGGACGAAAGCTTTTGAGGAGAAATCGGCTACTATCAAAGCACACCACGTCAAAGCAGTATCCAAG AAACTGCTGAAACAAGCCCGAGGGTGA
- the LOC115174356 gene encoding histidine triad nucleotide-binding protein 3-like isoform X2, which produces MLSVERMEEIGKNIAEGRKRMGFHMPPFSSVPHLHLHVIAPASQMSIRSLSHYGPQSYWFITMDRMVQQLRTHNQVK; this is translated from the exons atgctttctg tggagaggatggaggagattGGAAAGAATATTGCAGAAGGAAGAAAAAG GATGGGGTTCCACATGCCCCCCTTCTCCTCAGTCCCTCACCTCCATCTCCACGTCATCGCTCCTGCCAGTCAGATGAGCATCAGGTCACTCAGTCACTATGGGCCGCAATCCTATTGGTTCATTACC ATGGACAGAATGGTTCAGCAGCTGAGGACCCATAACCAGGTCAAATAA
- the LOC115174673 gene encoding E3 ubiquitin-protein ligase rnf146, translating to MASCGEVDHSVDSVSSSKVEDGGDAFTGDSPSSPTPSANPVPECAICLQTCVHPVRLPCRHVFCFLCVKGASWHSKRCALCRQEVPEDFLEHPTLLSPEELKAAASGGRGTGPGSAGGDHAWYYEGRNGWWQYDERTSRELEDAFAKGRKSAEMLIAGFLYVADLENMVQYRRNEHGRRRRMKRDVVDIPKKGVAGLRLDPDPTPPVVAVAAVPVTAATVERPSSADGEDVTGRSQAGGLGVVIPAPPVRPPTVLGAHPATAASMSLEDSLSQLLISQPEGEEEENEEVASRISQVYESASGSSEDEDGGGDEVGRGWDRGGREVGSRRRPRHRLLQRRLREVQPDRLPPGGGSSSGGLSVRSRSPDGQCTVTEV from the coding sequence ATGGCGAGCTGTGGCGAGGTGGACCACTCAGTGGACTCTGTGTCCTCCTCAAAGGTGGAAGACGGAGGGGACGCCTTCACTGGTGACTCCCCCAGCTCACCTACCCCCTCGGCCAACCCCGTGCCGGAGTGTGCCATCTGCCTCCAGACCTGTGTCCACCCGGTTCGCCTGCCCTGCCGCCACGTTTTCTGTTTCCTGTGCGTCAAAGGAGCCTCCTGGCACAGCAAGCGCTGCGCTCTTTGCCGACAGGAAGTACCTGAGGACTTCCTGGAGCATCCCACTCTGCTGTCCCCAGAGGAGCTGAAGGCAGCAGCCTCAGGAGGGCGAGGAACCGGGCCGGGGAGCGCTGGGGGAGACCATGCATGGTACTATGAGGGGAGGAACGGCTGGTGGCAGTATGACGAGAGGACCAGCCGTGAGCTGGAGGACGCTTTCGCCAAGGGCAGGAAGAGCGCCGAGATGCTGATTGCTGGCTTCCTGTACGTGGCTGACCTGGAGAACATGGTGCAGTACCGCCGCAACGAGCACGGTCGCCGCCGACGCATGAAGCGTGATGTGGTAGACATTCCCAAAAAGGGCGTGGCCGGACTCAGACTGGACCCTGACCCCACCCCGCCAGTTGTTGCCGTGGCAGCTGTTCCGGTCACAGCGGCAACAGTGGAACGGCCAAGCTCTGCTGATGGGGAGGATGTGACTGGACGGTCGCAGGCGGGGGGCTTAGGGGTTGTCATCCCGGCTCCTCCAGTCAGACCCCCCACAGTCCTTGGGGCCCACCCTGCCACCGCAGCCTCCATGTCCCTTGAAGACTCTCTGTCCCAGCTCCTCATCAGCCAaccagagggggaggaagaggagaatgaAGAGGTAGCTTCAAGAATAAGCCAGGTGTACGAGTCAGCATCTGGTAGCAGTGAGGATgaggatggtggtggtgatgaagtAGGGCGGGGGTGGGATAGGGGGGGACGAGAAGTTGGGTCTCGACGGAGGCCCAGACATAGACTCCTACAGCGCCGGCTCAGGGAGGTCCAGCCTGATAGACTGCCACCTGGTGGTGGGTCCTCCAGCGGAGGCCTCAGTGTGCGCTCACGCAGCCCTGACGGTCAATGCACTGTCACTGAGGTGTGA